In candidate division WOR-3 bacterium, the sequence GAGATATTAGAGGATTTTATAAGGTTTCTGATTCTTTAGCTTTAGTTGTAAGAGGAGAAGGAATTTTATTTGAAGGAACCTCTAATTTTATTTACCCTCCGGGAATCTCTTCAAATTTAGTAACAGACTTAACTCAAACTCCAGATGGTAAAATTTATGTGGTTCATAAATTTAGTAGAAGTATTTCTGTATTCGATGGAAAAAAATGGAAAATAGTGAATAGAAGAAATAACTGGAACCTTCCTGGAGGCTATCTTTTTAATATAGAATCCGACTCCAAAGGTAGAATATATTTAGGACTTTGGTATTGGTTTGAAAAAGATGATACTTCCCACATTCCTGTTATATTTTGTTGGGAGCCAAATAAAGATACAATGCCATACCCAATACTTCCACCTCTTTATGGTAGAACTATTAGTGGAATGCTCATAGATAAAAACGATAACTTATGGATAGGAATTATACGAAAAGACGGGAGTTATGTCTTAAGAATGCAAAGAACAAACGAAAATTCTTTTGATTGGAGAATATACCAAGATCCTGAAGTTAAATGGAAAAGGGTGTTTGCTGAAGGAATAGAAGGAATTTATTGTGGAAATTCTCCCACAGATGGTGGAGCAGGTATTCACATATTAAAAGAGGACGGAAGGTGTATAAAAATAAGAGGAAATCTTGGTTCAAGCACAACTTCAATGACTTCAGATCTAATAGGGAATATATGGGCTGGTTTAGAAAATGGACTTGTATATATTGTTGGAGAAAGTATTGAAAGAAGTTATTCTACAGGAAAGATTGATGGATTAGCTACTGATTATAAAAAAGGAGTTTGGTGTTATAACTCTACAACAGGTTTAAGTTATCTTTCTCCCAATGGAAGTTGGGAATCTTTACCTTCAGAATTAAAGAATTTAGAACCATTTGATCTAAAAGATGTCATTTCTCCTCTTCACATTCTTGAACGCAATAAACTTTTTATTTGCACTTATAAGGGATTATATGAATTTGAGTTAAATCTTAACGAAAAGGATCTCTACAAAGTAGATGTTTATCCAAATCCATTCAATGCTTCTATTAATGAAGAGCTTCACTTTTCTGCAAGAAACCTTGGAGGAAAAGAAATTTTAATTTACGATTTAACTGGGAATAAAAAAGGCTCCTATAAAGTTCCTCAAGGTGAAAACGATTTCTCAATAATTATTGATCTTCCTTCAGGGTTATACATTTATCTTGTAGTAACTAATGGTGAAGTAATTGGAAGGGGTAAATTTGTTGTTGTGCGTTAAATCAT encodes:
- a CDS encoding T9SS type A sorting domain-containing protein, which translates into the protein MLLFLLSITVNKSNLYLETRLFNNSAYSDYIYITTDEGGILSFNPEDSSWATINSISGLPSNKTKEIFIRGDSVFVLLNGGIVILNKRLERINFQEINSLFFSDTSIYTIKINKDKVLLGSSRGIQWFNLKDFGALSKKVENKDYGFKVFEILPLDTCFLVGTNRGVYKISSNLNDTLLIKPLGETYSILVSHLGIWAGGSWGCKEILSDTGSFSEYTVRDIKEIDEKIYIGTNGGLYKWSGNIWEKIYGGDIRGFYKVSDSLALVVRGEGILFEGTSNFIYPPGISSNLVTDLTQTPDGKIYVVHKFSRSISVFDGKKWKIVNRRNNWNLPGGYLFNIESDSKGRIYLGLWYWFEKDDTSHIPVIFCWEPNKDTMPYPILPPLYGRTISGMLIDKNDNLWIGIIRKDGSYVLRMQRTNENSFDWRIYQDPEVKWKRVFAEGIEGIYCGNSPTDGGAGIHILKEDGRCIKIRGNLGSSTTSMTSDLIGNIWAGLENGLVYIVGESIERSYSTGKIDGLATDYKKGVWCYNSTTGLSYLSPNGSWESLPSELKNLEPFDLKDVISPLHILERNKLFICTYKGLYEFELNLNEKDLYKVDVYPNPFNASINEELHFSARNLGGKEILIYDLTGNKKGSYKVPQGENDFSIIIDLPSGLYIYLVVTNGEVIGRGKFVVVR